A region of Aquila chrysaetos chrysaetos chromosome 13, bAquChr1.4, whole genome shotgun sequence DNA encodes the following proteins:
- the HK2 gene encoding hexokinase-2 isoform X2 has product MTSEHAADGMDSKAFTQIDKYLYHMRLSEETLQEVSQRFGKEMEKGLGADTNPTASVKMLPTFVRSTPDGTEDGDFLALDLGGTNFRVLRVKVSDNGLQKVEMENQIYAIPEELMRGSGVQLFDHIAECLANFMEKLKIKDKKLPLGFTFSFPCHQTKLDESILVTWTKGFKCSSVEGKDVVSMLRKSIKKRGDFDIDIVAVVNDTVGTMMTCGYDDHNCEVGLIVGTGTNACYMEEMRHIDLVEGDEGRMCINMEWGAFGDDGVLNDIRTEFDREIDMGSLNPGKQLFEKMISGMYMGELVRLILVKMAKEGLLFGGRLTPDLLTTGHFETRYVSAIEKEKEGLQKAHEILTKLGLEPSHEDCVATHRICQIVSTRSANLCGATLAAVLRRIKENKGVDRLRSTVGVDGSVYKKHPHFARRLHKTVRKLLPDCEIRFVRSEDGSGKGAAMVTAVAYRLAAQHKARQKILEALKLSHEQLLEVKQRMRIEMEKGLGKETHAEAAVKMLPTYVCSTPDGTEKGDFLALDLGGTNFRVLLVRVRNGMRRGVEMHNKIYSIPVEIMQGTGEELFDHIVHCISDFLEYMGMKGVSLPLGFTFSFPCQQNNLDEGILLKWTKGFKATGCEGEDVVNLLKEAIHRREEFDLDVVAVVNDTVGTMMTCGYEDPYCEVGLIVGTGSNACYMEEMRNVELVEGEEGRMCVNMEWGAFGDNGCLDDIRTEFDVAVDELSLNPGKQRFEKMISGMYLGEIVRNILMDFTKRGLLFRGRISERLKTRGIFETKFLSQIESDCLALLQVRSILQHLGLETTCDDSIIVKEVCTVVARRAAQLCGAGMAAVVDKIRENRGLDFLKVTVGVDGTLYKLHPHFSTVMHETVKQLSPKCEVTFLQSEDGSGKGAALITAVACRIREAGQR; this is encoded by the exons AGGATGGGGACTTCTTGGCCCTGGACCTCGGTGGCACCAATTTCCGCGTGCTGAGAGTGAAGGTGTCCGACAACGGCCTGCAGAAGGTTGAAATGGAGAATCAGATCTACGCCATCCCTGAGGAACTCATGCGAGGCAGCGGGGTGCAG CTCTTTGACCACATTGCTGAATGCTTGGCCAACTTcatggagaagctgaaaatcaaAGACAAGAAACTCCCCCTTGGgttcaccttctccttcccgTGTCACCAGACCAAGCTGGATGAG AGCATCCTCGTTACGTGGACGAAGGGATTCAAATGCAGCAGCGTGGAGGGGAAAGACGTGGTGTCGATGCTGCGCAAGTCCATCAAGAAGAGAGGG GACTTTGACATTGACATCGTGGCTGTGGTAAACGACACCGTTGGGACCATGATGACCTGTGGCTACGATGATCATAACTGTGAAGTTGGCCTCATTGTTG GTACCGGTACCAATGCCTGTTACATGGAGGAGATGAGGCACATTGACCTGGTAGAAGGGGACGAAGGTCGGATGTGCATCAACATGGAGTGGGGGGCCTTCGGTGACGACGGCGTGCTCAACGACATCCGGACAGAGTTCGACCGCGAGATAGACATGGGCTCGCTCAACCCTGGCAAACAATT GTTTGAGAAGATGATCAGTGGGATGTACATGGGAGAGCTGGTCAGACTCATCCTGGTGAAGATGGCCAAGGAAGGGCTCTTGTTTGGAGGAAGGCTCACACCAGATCTGCTCACTACTGGCCACTTTGAGACCAGATATGTCTCTGCTATTGAGAA ggagaaagaaggacTGCAGAAAGCCCACGAGATCCTCACCAAGCTGGGCCTGGAGCCATCTCATGAAGATTGTGTGGCCACCCACCGCATCTGCCAGATCGTCTCCACCCGGTCGGCCAACCTGTGCGGGGCCACCCTGGCAGCTGTGCTGCGACGCATCAAGGAGAACAAGGGGGTGGACCGGCTGCGGTCCACGGTTGGCGTGGATGGCTCTGTCTACAAGAAGCATCCTCA CTTTGCCCGGCGCCTCCATAAGACAGTGCGGAAGCTGCTACCGGACTGCGAGATCCGTTTCGTGCGGTCAGAAGATGGAAGTGGCAAAGGGGCAGCCATGGTGACAGCGGTGGCCTACAGACTGGCCGCCCAGCACAAAGCACGGCAGAAGATTTTGGAGGCGCTCAAGCTGAGCCACGAGCAGCTCCTGGAGGTGAAGCAAAGAATGAGGATAGAGATGGAGAAGGGGCTGGGCAAGGAGACGCACGCAGAGGCAGCGGTGAAAATGCTTCCCACCTACGTGTGCTCAACTCCAGATGGGACAG AAAAAGGAGATTTCCTCGCCCTGGACCTGGGAGGTACCAATTTCCGTGTGCTGCTGGTGCGCGTCAGGAACGGGATGAGGCGTGGTGTCGAGATGCACAACAAGATCTACTCCATCCCAGTGGAGATCATGCAGGGGACGGGAGAGGAG CTCTTCGACCACATTGTCCACTGCATCTCCGACTTCCTGGAATACATGGGAATGAAGGGCGTATCGCTCCCGCTTGGATTCACATTCTCCTTCCCTTGCCAGCAGAACAACCTGGATGAG GGGATTCTCCTGAAGTGGACAAAAGGTTTCAAGGCAACTGGCTGTGAAGGAGAAGATGTGGTGAACCTGCTGAAGGAGGCAATTCACAGGAGAGAG GAATTCGACCTGGACGTGGTCGCGGTGGTAAATGACACAGTTGGCACCATGATGACCTGTGGGTACGAAGACCCGTATTGCGAAGTTGGGCTGATAGTCG GCACAGGCAGCAATGCCTGTTACATGGAGGAGATGAGGAACGTGGAGCTggtggaaggggaggagggcaggatgTGTGTCAACATGGAATGGGGGGCGTTTGGTGACAATGGGTGCTTGGACGACATACGGACGGAGTTTGACGTGGCGGTGGATGAGCTGTCTCTCAACCCTGGGAAGCAAAG gTTTGAGAAGATGATCAGCGGGATGTACCTGGGGGAGATCGTCCGAAACATCCTGATGGATTTCACCAAGCGAGGGCTGCTCTTCCGGGGACGCATCTCAGAGAGGCTGAAGACCAGAGGGATCTTTGAGACCAAGTTCCTGTCCCAGATAGAAAG CGActgcctggccctgctccaAGTCCGCTCCATCCTCCAGCACCTCGGCCTGGAGACCACGTGCGACGACAGCATCATCGTGAAGGAGGTGTGCACGGTGGTGGCCCGGCGGGCAGCTCAGCTCTGTGGGGCTGGCATGGCAGCCGTGGTGGACAAGATCCGGGAGAACCGTGGGCTGGACTTCCTCAAGGTCACGGTCGGTGTGGATGGGACCCTCTACAAGCTGCACCCTCA CTTCTCCACCGTCATGCACGAAACAGTGAAGCAGTTGTCTCCAAAGTGCGAAGTGACCTTCCTCCAGTCGGAAGACGGCAGCGGCAAGGGCGCAGCGCTCATCACGGCGGTGGCCTGCCGGATCCGGGAGGCTGGCCAGCGATAG